In the Vespa crabro chromosome 10, iyVesCrab1.2, whole genome shotgun sequence genome, one interval contains:
- the LOC124427599 gene encoding NAD(P)H-hydrate epimerase — translation MLSVIFKGLSICRNNLWFEHVVSVLNVRKDSCLTIKRLEHKKMVKYLNQSEAINIDKDLFERYKFSLDQLMELAGQSCAIAIAKSYPLSNNSSDRILVCCGPGNNGGDGLVCARHLKHFGYSPEIYYPKETDNQLYKNLLHQCKENDITILESKFIIDKDPVELLNGFRVIVDALFGFSFKPPVRDTFVPIMKILKAASIPICSIDIPSGWDVENGPASKDDICPEMLISLTAPKMCAHKFKGKFHYLGGRFVPRKLALAYNLNLPLYPGTDLIVSL, via the coding sequence ATGTTATCGGTAATTTTTAAAGGTTTGTCGATTTGTCGAAATAATTTGTGGTTCGAACATGTGGTATCTGTTTTAAATGTTAGAAAGGATAGTTGTTTAACAATAAAGCGACTGGAGCATAAGAAAATGGTAAAATACTTGAATCAATCGGAAGCAATCAACATTGATAAGGATCTatttgaaagatataaatttagCTTGGACCAATTGATGGAATTAGCCGGTCAAAGTTGTGCCATAGCAATAGCAAAGTCATATCCTTTGTCAAATAATTCTTCAGATAGAATTCTGGTTTGTTGCGGACCAGGAAATAATGGCGGCGATGGTTTGGTATGCGCCAGGCATTTGAAACATTTTGGTTATTCTCCCGAGATTTATTATCCAAAAGAAACCGACAACCAATTGTATAAAAATCTGTTGCATCAGtgtaaagaaaatgatataacgattttagaaagtaaatttataatagataagGATCCAGTTGAACTTTTAAATGGATTCAGAGTCATAGTTGACGCTTTGTTTGGATTTAGTTTTAAACCTCCTGTAAGGGATACCTTTGTTCCCATTATGAAGATATTGAAAGCTGCATCCATTCCTATATGTAGCATAGACATACCTTCAGGATGGGATGTTGAAAATGGTCCAGCTTCGAAAGATGATATATGTCCAGAAATGTTGATATCCTTAACGGCACCAAAAATGTGCGCCCATAaatttaaaggaaaatttCATTACCTGGGAGGCAGATTTGTACCTAGAAAACTAGCATTAGCTTACAATCTTAATTTACCATTGTATCCAGGAACAGATTTAATCGTatctctataa
- the LOC124427600 gene encoding exosome complex component RRP41, with the protein MIEEDIEADQGGLRVDGRRPLELRQIHVRMGVFGQADGSAYIEHGKTKILAAVYGPHQPKGTGRSSSKITKAIVNCQYSMAVFSFTSGERKRKPRGDRKSQERSLELRRAMEAIIHLELYPRSQIDIFVEVLQVDGSDYCASVNAASLALIDAGIPIKNYAIGCTITLVNSSYTDGEEGGVGSGVLDANFIEECAPGVTLSIVALPETNNDNATKNSGLIVVAQGAGQRLHLSHLESLKQRALLGCQDIKAILDRAVRHHLTIHSLPSLCNVTLD; encoded by the exons ATGATAGAAGAAGATATTGAAGCAGATCAAGGTGGTTTGCGCGTCGATGGGAGACGTCCATTAGAATTGAGACAAATTCACGTAAGAATGGGTGTTTTCGGTCAAGCCGACGGAAGCGCTTATATAGAACATGGTAAAACAAAGATTTTGGCGGCGGTATACGGGCCTCATCAG CCTAAAGGCACAGGTAGAAGTAGCAGCAAAATTACCAAAGCCATTGTAAATTGTCAATATAGCATGGCAGTATTTAGTTTTACATCCGGCGAACGTAAACGTAAACCAAGAGGTGACCGTAAATCACAGGAAAGGTCTCTTGAATTGCGCCGTGCAATGGAAGCGATAATACATTTGGAATTGTATCCGCGCTCGCAGATTGATATTTTCGTCGAAGTATTACAAGTGGACGGAAGCGATTATTGTGCGTCCGTTAATGCGGCCAGCCTGGCACTGATCGACGCTGGGATACCTATAaag AATTATGCGATTGGATGtacaataacattagtaaatTCTTCATACACGGATGGTGAGGAGGGAGGTGTCGGCTCCGGTGTATTGGATGCAAATTTTATAGAAGAATGCGCTCCGGGTGTAACTTTATCTATTGTTGCATTACCTGaaacaaataatgataacgcGACAAAAAATTCTGGATTGATAGTCGTTGCTCAAGGAGCGGGCCAAAGGTTACATTTATCGCATTTGGAATCATTAAAACAGCGTGCTTTGCTTGGATGCCAAGACATAAAAGCCATTTTAGATCGTGCCGTACGTCACCATTTAACAATACATTCACTTCCATCGTTATGTAACGTTACGCTTGATTAA
- the LOC124427594 gene encoding trifunctional enzyme subunit beta, mitochondrial isoform X1: MFPFIKAVSKIDQGFKIYGATYPRAWGVQINKNYATKYDQTSKNIVFVDGVRTPFLQSGTQYKNLMSYDLARHSLLSLKRKIGFPNEAVEYICYGTVMQEIKTSNIGREAALGAGYSEHTPAHTITMACISSNQAITTAMGLIACGTYDVIVAGGVEFMSDIPIRLSRPMRSLMLQSNKAKTLAQKLSLLGSIRPSHFIPDLPAVAEFSSGETMGHSGDRLAAAFAITRKEEDEYALRSHTLAAQAQKEGNLSDLVPIKVLGVEEVINKDNGIRVSTPEQLGKLKPAFVKPYGTVTAANASFLTDGASAALITTEEKARLLGLKPKAYLRNFTYVSQDPVDQLLLSPAYAIPKVLEKSKLSIKDIGVWEVHEAFAAQILANLKALDSDWFAQHYLKRSEKVGVPELQKWNSWGGSLSIGHPFAATGIRLATHTANRLIKEDQQFGLIAACAAGGQGVGMILERHPDAKV; this comes from the exons ATGTTTCCCTTTATAAAGGCTGTTTCAAAGATAGACCAAGGATTTAAGATTTATG GTGCCACCTATCCACGGGCTTGGGGagttcaaataaataaaaattatgcgaCAAAGTATGATCAAActtcaaaaaatattgtatttgtaGACGGCGTACGTACGCCTTTTCTTCAATCTGGAACGCAATACAAAAATCTCATGTCATACGATCTTGCTAGGCATTCTCTGtt gagtttgaaaagaaaaatagggtTCCCTAACGAAGCCGTAGAATATATTTGTTACGGTACTGTAATGCAGGAAATAAAAACATCAAATATCGGTCGTGAAGCAGCTTTAGGCGCAGGTTACAGTGAGCATACACCGGCGCATACAATTACAATGGCTTGTATTAGCAGTAATCAAGCCATAACCACTGCTATGGGTTTAATTGCATGCGGTACCTATGATGTCATTGTGGCCGGAGGTGTTGAATTCATGTCAGATATACCTATAAGGCTTAGTCGTCCTATGAGAAGTTTAATGCTGCAAAGCAATAAAGCAAAGACTCTTGCACAAAAATTATCTCTTTTAGGGTCCATTAGGCCGTCGCACTTTATCCCGGAT TTGCCAGCCGTGGCAGAATTTTCTAGCGGTGAAACAATGGGACATAGCGGAGACCGCTTGGCAGCAGCATTCGCGATAACGCGAAAGGAAGAGGACGAGTACGCATTGAGATCCCACACGTTAGCCGCGCAAGCACAGAAGGAAGGAAATCTTTCGGATTTGGTGCCCATTAAAG TTTTAGGCGTAGaagaagtaataaataaagataatggaaTACGTGTTTCAACGCCAGAACAATTGGGAAAATTGAAGCCAGCATTTGTCAAACCGTATGGGACTGTTACCGCAGCTAATGCATCGTTTTTAACCGATGGCGCATCAGCGGCCCTGATAACGACAGAGGAAAAAGCTCGTTTATTGGGTCTCAAGCCGAAAGCATATTTACGAAATTTTACTTACGTATCTCAGGATCCGGTTGATCAATTACTTTTAAGTCCCGCATACGCCATTCCCAAG GTATTAGAAAAATCTAAGTTAAGTATAAAGGATATTGGCGTATGGGAAGTACACGAAGCCTTTGCCGCGCAAATATTAGCTAATCTGAAAGCTTTGGATTCCGATTGGTTCGCCcaacattatttaaaaagaagtgaaaaagtAGGTGTTCCAGAACTCCAAAAGTGGAATTCATGGGGTGGATCCCTTTCGATTGGTCATCCGTTTGCCGCTACAGGAATCCGTTTAGCCACTCATACTGCCAACAGGCTTATCAAAGAAGATCAACAGTTTGGGCTAATTGCAGCATGTGCAGCTGGCGGACAG GGAGTGGGTATGATCTTGGAGAGACATCCAGATGCTAAAGTTTGA
- the LOC124427594 gene encoding trifunctional enzyme subunit beta, mitochondrial isoform X2, which yields MSYDLARHSLLSLKRKIGFPNEAVEYICYGTVMQEIKTSNIGREAALGAGYSEHTPAHTITMACISSNQAITTAMGLIACGTYDVIVAGGVEFMSDIPIRLSRPMRSLMLQSNKAKTLAQKLSLLGSIRPSHFIPDLPAVAEFSSGETMGHSGDRLAAAFAITRKEEDEYALRSHTLAAQAQKEGNLSDLVPIKVLGVEEVINKDNGIRVSTPEQLGKLKPAFVKPYGTVTAANASFLTDGASAALITTEEKARLLGLKPKAYLRNFTYVSQDPVDQLLLSPAYAIPKVLEKSKLSIKDIGVWEVHEAFAAQILANLKALDSDWFAQHYLKRSEKVGVPELQKWNSWGGSLSIGHPFAATGIRLATHTANRLIKEDQQFGLIAACAAGGQGVGMILERHPDAKV from the exons ATGTCATACGATCTTGCTAGGCATTCTCTGtt gagtttgaaaagaaaaatagggtTCCCTAACGAAGCCGTAGAATATATTTGTTACGGTACTGTAATGCAGGAAATAAAAACATCAAATATCGGTCGTGAAGCAGCTTTAGGCGCAGGTTACAGTGAGCATACACCGGCGCATACAATTACAATGGCTTGTATTAGCAGTAATCAAGCCATAACCACTGCTATGGGTTTAATTGCATGCGGTACCTATGATGTCATTGTGGCCGGAGGTGTTGAATTCATGTCAGATATACCTATAAGGCTTAGTCGTCCTATGAGAAGTTTAATGCTGCAAAGCAATAAAGCAAAGACTCTTGCACAAAAATTATCTCTTTTAGGGTCCATTAGGCCGTCGCACTTTATCCCGGAT TTGCCAGCCGTGGCAGAATTTTCTAGCGGTGAAACAATGGGACATAGCGGAGACCGCTTGGCAGCAGCATTCGCGATAACGCGAAAGGAAGAGGACGAGTACGCATTGAGATCCCACACGTTAGCCGCGCAAGCACAGAAGGAAGGAAATCTTTCGGATTTGGTGCCCATTAAAG TTTTAGGCGTAGaagaagtaataaataaagataatggaaTACGTGTTTCAACGCCAGAACAATTGGGAAAATTGAAGCCAGCATTTGTCAAACCGTATGGGACTGTTACCGCAGCTAATGCATCGTTTTTAACCGATGGCGCATCAGCGGCCCTGATAACGACAGAGGAAAAAGCTCGTTTATTGGGTCTCAAGCCGAAAGCATATTTACGAAATTTTACTTACGTATCTCAGGATCCGGTTGATCAATTACTTTTAAGTCCCGCATACGCCATTCCCAAG GTATTAGAAAAATCTAAGTTAAGTATAAAGGATATTGGCGTATGGGAAGTACACGAAGCCTTTGCCGCGCAAATATTAGCTAATCTGAAAGCTTTGGATTCCGATTGGTTCGCCcaacattatttaaaaagaagtgaaaaagtAGGTGTTCCAGAACTCCAAAAGTGGAATTCATGGGGTGGATCCCTTTCGATTGGTCATCCGTTTGCCGCTACAGGAATCCGTTTAGCCACTCATACTGCCAACAGGCTTATCAAAGAAGATCAACAGTTTGGGCTAATTGCAGCATGTGCAGCTGGCGGACAG GGAGTGGGTATGATCTTGGAGAGACATCCAGATGCTAAAGTTTGA